Proteins from a genomic interval of Treponema brennaborense DSM 12168:
- a CDS encoding NAD(P)H-dependent glycerol-3-phosphate dehydrogenase: MNGKQVGVIGAGAWGTGLAQALARGGHYVEMWALEQDVVDSVNGVHENKRYLPGFALSSNLTASSDIRRVVSDKEFLILASPSLYLASTVAKLLDIPSIADGSTCIGVLTKGFVPSLNGPKLILETLEDVLPESYKKNLVYIAGPSHAEEVAMGKITGLIAASENPKNAIRFRELLRVQGLMVYSSLDVIGVQICAAAKNVIAVVYGSLDAIAETSDSFGDNTESLLLAAGLNEIQTLGFAMGATHAETFTSIAGVGDLDVTCRSKYGRNRRFGHDIIKTDILSRFKNLDDLIAHIGEIGYLPEGAVACKYVHEIALKYNLKLPICDGLYRILNGEIKPLDFMNELLSQ, from the coding sequence ATGAATGGTAAACAGGTCGGTGTTATCGGAGCGGGCGCCTGGGGCACGGGGCTTGCACAGGCGCTTGCGCGCGGCGGCCACTACGTTGAAATGTGGGCACTTGAACAGGATGTCGTAGATTCGGTAAACGGTGTGCATGAAAATAAACGGTATTTACCCGGATTTGCGTTATCGTCGAATTTGACGGCTTCTTCCGATATCCGTCGGGTCGTTTCCGATAAAGAATTCCTTATCTTGGCAAGTCCGTCTTTGTATTTGGCGTCAACGGTTGCAAAACTGTTGGATATTCCGTCCATTGCGGACGGTTCGACGTGCATCGGCGTTTTGACGAAAGGCTTCGTTCCCTCGTTGAACGGTCCGAAACTGATTCTCGAAACGCTCGAAGACGTGTTGCCCGAATCGTATAAAAAGAATCTGGTGTATATCGCGGGTCCCAGCCACGCCGAAGAAGTGGCGATGGGAAAAATAACCGGTCTCATCGCGGCCAGTGAAAATCCCAAAAACGCTATCCGCTTCCGCGAACTGCTTCGCGTACAGGGACTGATGGTGTATTCGAGTCTCGACGTTATCGGCGTGCAGATCTGCGCCGCCGCAAAAAACGTCATCGCCGTCGTATACGGAAGCCTCGACGCCATAGCCGAAACCTCCGATTCGTTCGGAGACAATACCGAATCGCTGCTGCTTGCAGCCGGATTGAACGAGATTCAGACGCTCGGTTTCGCCATGGGAGCCACTCACGCGGAAACGTTCACGTCGATTGCCGGAGTCGGCGACCTCGACGTTACGTGCCGCAGTAAATACGGCCGCAACCGCCGTTTCGGACACGATATTATCAAAACCGACATCCTTTCGCGGTTTAAGAATCTCGACGATCTGATCGCGCACATCGGCGAAATCGGGTACCTTCCCGAAGGCGCCGTCGCCTGCAAATACGTGCACGAAATCGCTTTGAAATACAATTTGAAACTGCCGATTTGCGACGGTTTATATCGGATACTGAACGGCGAAATCAAGCCGCTCGATTTTATGAACGAACTTTTGTCTCAATAG
- a CDS encoding LacI family DNA-binding transcriptional regulator: MTITEIAEKAGVSIGTVDRVLHKRGRVAEKTRHTVEAVIAEYGYAPNPIARTLKQNKPFLIGVLMPPPDSGSGYWAMILHGMKEAEETLQPFGITLLYEYFNRTERGSLLDAARKLLERPIQAMILAPIVPDEAAELTARLARIPYVFVDSPLPKASPLTTIAQNPYRGGQCAGHIMKLLKGSGQFTALRIYADAYNLCERHRGFCDFFRQDAGSTVIESVCHAESNEGIFNFLDELFAIYPDINGIFVTHTEGFIVGQYLCYSNRKDRVALISYDMQEQNTHGLLNGNIDCIISQRPEYQGYNSVYEIYKSSLLSQKRPARISVPIDILFKENASDYLSPLHY; encoded by the coding sequence ATGACTATTACGGAAATAGCGGAAAAGGCAGGCGTTTCGATAGGCACCGTAGACCGGGTTCTGCACAAACGCGGCAGAGTCGCCGAAAAAACCCGGCACACCGTGGAAGCCGTAATAGCCGAATACGGATACGCCCCGAACCCCATCGCGCGGACACTGAAACAGAACAAACCGTTTCTGATAGGAGTGCTCATGCCGCCGCCGGATTCCGGTTCCGGCTATTGGGCGATGATCCTGCACGGTATGAAAGAAGCGGAAGAAACGCTGCAGCCGTTCGGCATCACGCTGCTGTACGAATACTTCAACCGAACGGAACGGGGATCGCTGCTCGACGCGGCGCGGAAACTGCTGGAACGGCCGATTCAGGCCATGATTCTGGCTCCGATAGTTCCCGATGAAGCGGCGGAACTGACTGCCCGGCTGGCCCGAATTCCGTACGTGTTCGTCGACTCGCCGCTGCCCAAAGCGTCTCCGCTCACCACTATCGCGCAGAATCCGTACCGCGGCGGACAGTGCGCGGGACACATCATGAAACTGCTGAAAGGCAGCGGTCAATTCACCGCGCTCAGAATATACGCCGACGCGTACAATCTGTGCGAGCGGCATCGCGGATTCTGTGATTTTTTCCGGCAGGACGCCGGTTCCACCGTGATAGAATCGGTGTGCCACGCGGAATCGAACGAAGGAATTTTCAATTTCCTCGACGAACTGTTCGCCATATATCCCGATATAAACGGTATTTTCGTCACGCACACGGAAGGGTTTATCGTCGGTCAGTATTTGTGTTATTCAAACAGGAAAGACCGCGTCGCGCTCATCAGCTACGACATGCAGGAACAGAACACGCACGGTCTTTTAAATGGCAACATCGACTGCATCATTTCACAGCGACCCGAATATCAGGGATACAACAGCGTGTACGAAATCTACAAAAGCAGTTTACTCTCGCAGAAGCGGCCGGCCCGGATATCCGTGCCGATCGACATTCTGTTCAAGGAAAACGCAAGCGACTATCTGTCGCCCCTGCACTACTGA
- the argB gene encoding acetylglutamate kinase — protein sequence MAISNTDWADVLVQALPYFKQYAGKTVVVKYGGNAMLNEELKAAVMEDIVLLNTIGVHVVLVHGGGPEINAMLGKVGKESKFVNGLRYTDAETMEIVQMVLTGKLNKDIVGILLQEGGKAVGLSGVDSGLLRAKKIDKDGADLGFVGEVTEVHPEIVQSLLDQGFIPVISTVALGEQGDMSRYNINADTAAAKIAVALKAEKFVQLTNVPGVLRDVGDPSSLIKRIAREAIPSMIATGVISSGMIPKIECCFEALKGGVPRTHIIDGRVPHSLLIEMFSDRGVGTMIL from the coding sequence ATGGCTATATCGAACACAGATTGGGCGGACGTGCTCGTTCAGGCGCTGCCGTATTTTAAACAATACGCGGGCAAGACGGTCGTCGTCAAATACGGCGGCAACGCGATGCTCAACGAAGAACTGAAAGCCGCCGTTATGGAAGATATCGTGCTGCTGAACACGATCGGCGTTCACGTCGTGCTCGTTCACGGCGGCGGACCCGAAATCAACGCGATGCTCGGAAAGGTCGGCAAAGAATCGAAATTCGTCAACGGACTGCGATACACCGACGCCGAAACGATGGAAATCGTGCAGATGGTGCTTACCGGTAAACTGAACAAGGATATCGTCGGCATTCTCCTGCAGGAAGGCGGCAAAGCTGTCGGTTTGAGCGGCGTCGATTCGGGCCTGCTCCGTGCGAAAAAGATCGACAAAGACGGAGCCGACCTCGGTTTCGTCGGAGAAGTGACGGAAGTACATCCGGAGATCGTGCAGTCGCTGCTGGATCAGGGATTTATCCCCGTCATTTCAACGGTTGCGCTCGGCGAACAGGGCGACATGAGCCGTTACAATATCAACGCCGACACTGCGGCCGCCAAAATTGCCGTCGCGCTGAAGGCCGAAAAATTCGTACAGCTGACGAACGTGCCGGGCGTTTTACGCGACGTCGGCGATCCGTCTTCCCTGATCAAAAGGATTGCGCGTGAAGCGATTCCGTCGATGATTGCGACCGGCGTGATTTCATCGGGGATGATTCCCAAAATAGAATGCTGCTTCGAGGCGCTCAAAGGCGGCGTTCCCCGTACGCACATTATCGACGGCCGCGTTCCTCATTCGCTTTTAATAGAAATGTTCAGCGATCGCGGCGTAGGCACGATGATATTATAA
- a CDS encoding sugar ABC transporter ATP-binding protein, with amino-acid sequence MDDIVLEIKNLSKSFAKNKVLDGINLTVKKGSVLGLMGENGAGKSTMMKCLFGIYAKDEGSFSLLDKPVNFKNPKEALENGVAMVHQELNQCLDRTVTDNLFLGRYPTRAGVVDEARMLKASNKLFASLNMNVNPKTIMRTMSVSQRQMVEIAKAVSYDAKIIVLDEPTSSLTEREVSKLFSIVTDLRKKGVSFVYISHKMDEIFQICDEVAVLRDGKMILSKPIADTDMNELIAAMVGRSLDKRFPDVDNMPGEDFLEIRNLTTKYEPVLEDISFTVKKGEIFGLYGLVGAGRSELLESLFGIRTIASGEIIMNGKKLRFKNSKEAMEYSFALVTEERKLNGMFGKDTIQFNTTITNLDSYKTFGILSNRKMQEAANREIKTMKTKCVSCDELISSLSGGNQQKVIIGKWLERQPEVFLLDEPTRGIDVGAKYEIYQLIIKMAKEGKTIIVVSSEMPEILGITNRIAVMSNHRLAGIVNTQDTDQEALLRLSAKYL; translated from the coding sequence ATGGATGATATAGTACTAGAGATAAAAAACCTTTCAAAATCATTTGCCAAGAATAAAGTTCTTGACGGTATCAATTTAACGGTAAAAAAAGGATCCGTCTTAGGTCTCATGGGTGAAAACGGCGCCGGAAAGTCGACGATGATGAAATGTCTTTTCGGTATTTATGCCAAAGATGAAGGTTCTTTTTCTCTTCTTGATAAACCGGTCAATTTCAAAAATCCGAAAGAGGCGCTTGAAAACGGCGTGGCGATGGTTCATCAGGAATTGAATCAGTGCCTTGACAGAACCGTAACCGACAATTTATTTTTAGGCCGTTATCCGACTCGGGCCGGGGTCGTGGACGAAGCCAGAATGCTGAAAGCCAGCAACAAACTGTTTGCCTCGCTTAACATGAATGTTAATCCTAAAACCATTATGCGTACTATGTCCGTTTCGCAGCGGCAGATGGTCGAAATAGCGAAAGCAGTTTCATACGATGCAAAAATCATCGTTTTGGATGAACCCACTTCATCTCTGACGGAACGTGAAGTCAGCAAACTGTTTTCAATCGTTACCGATTTGAGAAAAAAAGGTGTTTCGTTCGTGTATATTTCGCACAAAATGGACGAAATTTTTCAAATATGCGATGAAGTAGCCGTGCTTCGGGACGGAAAGATGATCCTTTCCAAGCCGATCGCGGATACCGACATGAACGAACTTATAGCGGCGATGGTAGGCCGCTCTCTTGATAAACGTTTTCCCGACGTCGATAATATGCCCGGCGAGGATTTCCTTGAAATCCGCAATCTTACAACAAAATATGAACCGGTTTTGGAAGACATTTCCTTTACGGTAAAAAAAGGTGAGATATTCGGGCTGTACGGACTGGTCGGTGCCGGCCGCAGCGAATTGCTCGAGTCCCTGTTCGGTATCAGAACGATTGCTTCCGGCGAGATAATTATGAACGGCAAAAAGCTCCGCTTCAAAAACAGTAAAGAAGCGATGGAGTACAGCTTTGCGCTGGTAACGGAAGAACGTAAACTGAACGGTATGTTCGGAAAAGATACCATTCAGTTCAATACGACGATTACGAATCTTGACAGTTATAAGACGTTCGGCATTTTGTCGAACCGCAAAATGCAGGAAGCGGCGAATCGTGAAATAAAAACGATGAAAACGAAATGCGTTTCCTGCGACGAGTTGATAAGTTCTCTGAGCGGCGGAAATCAGCAGAAAGTCATTATCGGTAAATGGCTTGAACGCCAGCCGGAAGTGTTCCTTCTTGACGAACCGACGCGCGGTATCGACGTCGGCGCTAAATATGAAATTTATCAGCTGATTATCAAAATGGCCAAAGAAGGAAAGACCATTATCGTTGTTTCCAGCGAGATGCCTGAAATACTCGGTATTACGAACCGGATAGCCGTTATGTCGAATCACCGGCTGGCGGGTATCGTGAACACGCAGGACACCGATCAGGAAGCTTTGCTGAGACTTTCTGCTAAATATTTGTGA
- the argJ gene encoding bifunctional glutamate N-acetyltransferase/amino-acid acetyltransferase ArgJ encodes MKYIDGGVTAPKGFTANGVLSGIKPGRTKNDTALIYSEKPCAAAGVFTQNRVQAECVKLSKRHIASGTAQAVIANSGNANACTGTRGAENAYRMAKAAAAAVGVSAESVLVCSTGVIGQQLPVETIEAHVSALAAGLSKDGHAAAREAIMTTDTVYKECAVETVIGGKSVRIGTMAKGSGMIHINLGTMLAFITTDCAVSAAMLDEALRLSVAGTYNCVSVDGDTSTNDTLLILANGEAGNAEITAFGADFDAFVAALNAVNVQMAKKIAADGEGARHLIECRVSGAQSVDAARILAKSVISSSLVKAAFFGRDANWGRILCAMGYSGAFFTPEKTSVAFSNAAGSIEVFHEGVPLDFDESKAKLILSEKETLISVQLADGTAEGTAWGCDLTYDYVKINGDYRT; translated from the coding sequence ATGAAATATATCGACGGGGGAGTAACCGCTCCGAAAGGCTTTACGGCGAACGGCGTGCTGTCGGGCATAAAACCCGGCCGGACGAAGAACGACACGGCGCTGATTTATTCCGAAAAACCGTGCGCCGCTGCGGGAGTGTTTACGCAAAATCGCGTGCAGGCCGAATGCGTAAAACTTTCCAAGCGTCATATCGCTTCCGGTACGGCGCAGGCAGTCATTGCCAATTCGGGCAACGCGAATGCCTGTACCGGAACCCGGGGAGCGGAAAACGCGTACCGCATGGCGAAAGCCGCCGCCGCTGCCGTCGGCGTATCCGCCGAATCCGTACTCGTCTGTTCGACCGGCGTAATCGGTCAGCAGCTTCCGGTTGAAACGATAGAAGCGCACGTATCGGCGCTCGCCGCGGGGCTTTCAAAAGACGGTCACGCCGCTGCCCGGGAAGCGATCATGACTACCGATACCGTTTACAAGGAATGCGCCGTAGAAACCGTTATCGGCGGAAAATCCGTCCGCATCGGTACGATGGCGAAAGGTTCCGGTATGATTCACATCAACCTCGGCACCATGCTCGCTTTCATAACGACGGACTGCGCCGTTTCGGCTGCCATGCTGGACGAAGCGCTGCGGCTCAGCGTCGCCGGGACGTACAACTGCGTTTCCGTTGACGGAGACACCAGCACGAACGACACGCTTTTGATCCTTGCGAACGGAGAAGCCGGAAACGCCGAAATTACCGCTTTCGGAGCGGACTTCGACGCGTTCGTTGCGGCGCTGAACGCGGTGAACGTTCAGATGGCAAAGAAAATCGCCGCCGACGGCGAGGGTGCCCGGCATTTAATCGAATGCCGCGTCAGCGGCGCGCAATCGGTTGACGCCGCGCGTATATTGGCAAAGTCGGTCATTTCTTCCAGTTTGGTCAAAGCGGCGTTTTTCGGCCGCGACGCGAATTGGGGGCGCATTCTGTGCGCGATGGGCTATTCGGGTGCGTTTTTCACGCCTGAAAAAACGTCCGTCGCTTTTTCAAACGCCGCCGGTTCAATAGAAGTGTTTCACGAGGGCGTTCCGCTCGACTTCGACGAATCGAAAGCCAAACTCATTTTAAGTGAAAAGGAAACGCTTATCAGCGTGCAGCTCGCCGACGGAACCGCCGAAGGAACCGCCTGGGGCTGCGATTTGACCTACGATTATGTAAAAATTAACGGCGATTACCGTACCTGA
- the ndk gene encoding nucleoside-diphosphate kinase, giving the protein MERCFAMLKPGVLNRRIVGEVITRLERKGLQLVGLKLMNVSDSLAAKHYAEHVGKPFYQGLVDYITSGPVVVMAWQGDECVTLVRKLVGATKPAEAAPGTIRGDFCAHTQHNVIHASDCAESGEREIALYFTEDELISWTDESACWL; this is encoded by the coding sequence ATGGAAAGATGTTTTGCAATGTTAAAACCCGGTGTTTTGAACCGCCGCATCGTCGGTGAAGTTATAACGCGGCTTGAGCGTAAAGGGCTGCAGCTTGTCGGTTTGAAGTTGATGAACGTTTCCGACTCTCTTGCTGCGAAACATTATGCCGAACACGTCGGTAAACCTTTTTATCAGGGTCTGGTCGATTATATTACGTCCGGCCCCGTCGTAGTCATGGCGTGGCAGGGCGACGAGTGCGTGACGCTCGTGCGGAAATTGGTCGGTGCGACGAAGCCGGCGGAAGCCGCTCCGGGAACTATCAGAGGAGACTTTTGCGCGCATACGCAGCATAACGTGATTCACGCGTCCGATTGCGCGGAAAGCGGCGAACGCGAAATCGCGTTGTATTTTACGGAAGACGAATTGATTTCGTGGACGGACGAATCCGCCTGCTGGTTATAG
- a CDS encoding substrate-binding domain-containing protein, translated as MKKLTCTVLVLALVSGLVFAGGGKDAGSVVLNKDKPLVFFNRQPSDPTTGAIDMASMNWNDKTYYVGFDAAGGGAVQGKLITDFLSSADAKKIDRNGDGVIGYVLCIGDVGHNDSKARTEGIRKALGTWSGSTDPGKVKEGSVVVGGKTFKVVELEGKAMTGTDGSTWNANAATEAMGGWATKFGTNIDMVVSNNDGMAMGCLQASNYPAGVPIFGYDANADAIEAIGAGKLTGTVSQNVDAQAAGTLQVLRNLLDGLTGADVYTKGITTADQYGNKITPAVDYKADVKGLFALNGPVNSSNWKQYTAGNRDAGIKKSAAPAKKVLLTIYNSADNFLSSSYLPALQYYAPLMNINLTVVQGDGQNESSCLDKFTNLNNYDAYAINMVKTNSGRDYTDKLKY; from the coding sequence ATGAAAAAACTTACTTGTACTGTATTGGTACTGGCTTTGGTCAGCGGTCTCGTTTTCGCCGGCGGCGGAAAAGATGCCGGTAGTGTTGTTCTGAACAAAGATAAACCGCTGGTTTTCTTTAACAGACAGCCGTCTGATCCTACGACAGGTGCCATCGATATGGCGTCGATGAATTGGAATGATAAAACATATTACGTCGGATTTGACGCTGCCGGCGGTGGAGCCGTACAGGGAAAACTGATCACGGATTTCCTCAGCTCGGCTGACGCGAAAAAAATCGACCGCAACGGCGACGGTGTTATCGGTTACGTATTGTGCATCGGCGACGTCGGACACAACGACTCCAAAGCCCGTACCGAAGGTATCCGCAAAGCGCTGGGAACCTGGTCCGGCTCGACTGATCCGGGAAAAGTAAAAGAGGGTTCCGTTGTAGTCGGTGGCAAGACGTTCAAAGTCGTAGAACTTGAAGGTAAAGCCATGACCGGTACCGACGGTTCAACCTGGAACGCCAACGCGGCCACTGAAGCTATGGGCGGATGGGCAACGAAATTCGGCACGAATATCGACATGGTCGTTTCAAACAACGACGGTATGGCGATGGGTTGTCTGCAGGCTTCCAACTATCCGGCCGGCGTTCCGATTTTCGGATATGACGCCAACGCGGATGCTATCGAAGCTATCGGCGCCGGAAAACTGACCGGAACCGTTTCCCAGAACGTTGACGCTCAGGCTGCGGGAACTCTTCAGGTGCTCCGCAATCTGCTCGACGGTCTGACCGGCGCGGACGTATACACGAAAGGTATCACCACCGCCGATCAGTACGGAAACAAAATTACTCCGGCTGTTGATTACAAAGCCGACGTTAAAGGTCTGTTCGCACTGAACGGTCCCGTTAACTCTTCAAACTGGAAACAGTACACTGCCGGTAACCGCGACGCGGGTATCAAAAAGTCTGCGGCTCCTGCGAAAAAGGTACTGCTGACCATTTACAACTCGGCCGATAACTTCCTGTCGTCTTCTTACCTGCCGGCGCTGCAGTATTATGCTCCGCTGATGAACATCAATTTGACGGTCGTACAGGGTGACGGTCAGAACGAATCCAGCTGTTTGGACAAGTTCACGAACCTGAACAACTACGATGCTTACGCCATCAATATGGTTAAGACAAACTCTGGAAGAGACTATACGGATAAATTGAAGTACTAA
- a CDS encoding acetylornithine/succinylornithine family transaminase: protein MAGVIANNYGSFPVVFSHGNGSVLTDTDGKDYVDFVSGIGVNCLGHAHPALVKAVQEQAAKQIHISNYYNSDEGLAFANELLAASGMERVFFGNSGAEANEAAIKLARKYGWLCGGASAVNGGASAAETRNVIVTLEKSFHGRTLATLRATGQEKFHAPCFEPFPGGFRHIRAGDYDALDTVFDGSVCALLIECVQGEGGVNLIDAEWAQAAAAAARKAGALVMCDEVQTGMGRTGYLFASEELGVQPDVVTTAKGIAGGVPMGACLFRGKARDVFAAGDHQSTFGGNPLACAAGRVVLRELRAPGFLDRVRRAGEYIRQTVRGWQLPCVKEVRGKGLMIGVDVAQLAAAVQKSCLESGLCISTAGVNTLRFLPPLVITDAEIERGLAVLKTVLVQTGGV from the coding sequence ATGGCAGGCGTCATAGCGAATAATTACGGGAGTTTTCCCGTTGTGTTTTCGCACGGAAACGGTTCCGTGCTGACCGATACTGACGGAAAGGATTACGTCGATTTCGTTTCGGGGATCGGCGTCAATTGTTTGGGGCACGCGCACCCGGCGCTGGTAAAAGCGGTGCAGGAGCAGGCTGCCAAACAGATTCATATTTCCAACTATTATAACTCCGACGAAGGGCTTGCGTTCGCGAACGAACTGCTCGCGGCGAGCGGTATGGAACGGGTGTTTTTCGGCAATTCGGGAGCGGAAGCGAACGAAGCCGCCATAAAACTCGCCCGCAAGTACGGTTGGCTTTGCGGCGGCGCATCAGCGGTGAACGGCGGCGCGTCAGCGGCGGAAACGCGCAACGTAATCGTAACGCTTGAAAAATCGTTTCACGGACGCACGCTGGCAACGCTGCGCGCGACCGGTCAGGAAAAATTCCACGCGCCGTGTTTTGAACCTTTCCCCGGCGGTTTCCGTCATATCCGCGCGGGCGATTACGATGCGCTGGACACCGTTTTCGACGGTTCGGTGTGCGCGCTTTTGATCGAATGCGTACAAGGCGAAGGCGGCGTCAACCTTATCGACGCCGAATGGGCGCAAGCCGCCGCCGCCGCCGCCCGCAAAGCCGGTGCGCTCGTCATGTGCGACGAAGTGCAGACGGGCATGGGACGCACCGGATATCTGTTCGCTTCGGAAGAACTCGGCGTGCAGCCGGACGTCGTCACGACGGCGAAAGGCATCGCCGGCGGCGTGCCGATGGGTGCCTGCCTGTTCCGGGGAAAAGCGCGCGACGTGTTCGCTGCCGGTGATCATCAGTCCACGTTCGGCGGCAATCCGCTTGCGTGCGCAGCCGGCCGCGTCGTGCTGCGCGAGCTGCGTGCTCCCGGATTTTTGGATCGCGTTCGCCGTGCCGGTGAATATATCCGCCAGACGGTGCGCGGCTGGCAGCTTCCGTGCGTAAAAGAAGTGCGGGGCAAAGGGCTGATGATCGGCGTCGACGTGGCGCAGTTGGCCGCCGCCGTTCAGAAATCGTGTCTTGAATCGGGATTGTGCATTTCAACGGCCGGCGTCAACACGCTGCGTTTTCTGCCGCCGCTCGTTATCACGGACGCCGAGATCGAACGCGGTCTTGCGGTACTGAAAACCGTGCTTGTGCAAACCGGCGGCGTTTGA
- a CDS encoding YhjD/YihY/BrkB family envelope integrity protein, which translates to MEKKKLSFRTFTQTVFLTGSFFVRNDLITYASACAFGFLFSILPVIIMIATILIRFLHASPDILTNLFNFEDIFAETIDIPEIINSVLSVGGSGIFEIVIGLSIFWMARRFFNSVMQGVNCIFHTEAKSQPLISQLISLAGEVLIVVAVAVLIFLFTTGQSILSSSFLTSFIPQFFVRITALLLKFIPAGLMFLFVTVSFRVASGTKPPWLLCTIASGLCTAVFVVFQLIFAAFVDMTKYNLIYGVLSNSIVLLLEVFTFFILFLFFAQYVFVFQFFDQLLLAELYLLPDRDDMNADAVIRRILFIQPDYFMRTNTTHIAYSAGTVVYREGDDTNDVYYLTCGTVQILRKNHSLYCERGAFFGELPCLLNDRRESTAVAVTDVDLIKINSETFTSMLAKNPDVSRKALAQVSVYFAKLYWKR; encoded by the coding sequence ATGGAAAAGAAAAAACTCTCGTTCAGAACGTTTACGCAAACCGTCTTTCTCACCGGCAGTTTTTTCGTACGGAACGACCTGATCACGTACGCTTCCGCGTGTGCGTTCGGTTTTTTGTTTTCCATATTACCGGTCATTATCATGATCGCAACGATCCTGATCCGGTTTCTGCACGCATCTCCCGACATACTGACGAATCTGTTCAATTTTGAAGATATATTTGCCGAAACGATCGATATTCCCGAAATCATCAATTCGGTTCTGTCGGTAGGCGGCAGCGGTATATTTGAAATCGTCATCGGTCTTTCCATTTTTTGGATGGCGCGGCGATTTTTCAATTCCGTCATGCAGGGCGTCAACTGCATCTTTCACACCGAAGCGAAAAGCCAACCGCTGATTTCGCAGCTTATCTCGCTTGCGGGCGAAGTGCTGATCGTCGTCGCCGTCGCCGTCCTTATCTTTCTGTTTACGACGGGGCAGTCCATATTGTCTTCTTCGTTTTTAACGTCGTTCATTCCGCAGTTTTTTGTACGCATTACGGCGCTGCTTTTAAAATTCATTCCGGCGGGACTTATGTTTTTATTCGTTACCGTGTCGTTCAGAGTCGCGTCGGGAACGAAGCCGCCGTGGCTTTTGTGCACCATCGCGTCGGGACTGTGCACGGCGGTGTTCGTCGTATTCCAGCTGATTTTCGCCGCGTTCGTCGATATGACCAAATACAACCTGATTTACGGCGTGCTGAGCAACAGCATCGTACTGCTGCTTGAAGTTTTTACGTTTTTCATTCTCTTTCTGTTTTTTGCGCAATACGTATTCGTATTTCAGTTTTTCGATCAGTTGCTGCTTGCCGAACTGTATCTGCTGCCGGACCGCGATGACATGAACGCGGACGCCGTTATCCGCAGGATACTGTTCATTCAGCCCGATTATTTTATGCGCACGAATACGACACATATCGCGTATTCGGCCGGAACGGTCGTCTACCGCGAAGGCGACGACACGAACGACGTATATTACCTGACCTGCGGAACCGTACAGATTTTGCGGAAAAATCACAGTTTGTACTGCGAACGCGGCGCGTTTTTCGGCGAATTGCCGTGTCTGCTGAACGACAGGCGGGAATCGACTGCGGTCGCGGTAACTGACGTCGATTTGATTAAAATAAACAGCGAAACGTTCACTTCCATGCTCGCCAAAAATCCTGACGTCAGCCGGAAAGCGTTGGCACAGGTTTCGGTTTATTTTGCAAAATTGTATTGGAAACGGTAA